From Myxococcota bacterium, one genomic window encodes:
- a CDS encoding ATP-binding protein, producing MHDRYLMPQIKKDLSKKMVFVGGPRQVGKTTLARKLLPKSGVGYLNWDIPDHRSQILKGELPNSGLWIFDELHKYRQWRNLLKGLYDGRPTGQQILVTGSARLDYYRYSGDSLQGRYHYLRLHPLSLSELAPTQETLMDLMELGGFPEPFFGGSQVEARRWSREYRSRLIQEDLSQLEQVKDLGTLELLAMRLPELVGSPLSINGLREDLKVAHKTASNWVTILERLYAIFRLSPLGSPKIRAVKKEQKHYQFDWTLVTEIGLRFENLVACHLLKWVHYRQDCFGEDYDLRYFRDIDGREVDFVVLKNRVPVWLVECKWNNAEVSPALLYLKAKFPMAEAYQISGIGTKDYVTPTGVRVCPALAFLSQLSLIDGQPF from the coding sequence ATGCATGATCGTTATTTAATGCCCCAAATCAAGAAAGACCTTTCGAAAAAAATGGTTTTTGTGGGCGGTCCGCGGCAGGTCGGAAAGACCACCCTGGCGAGAAAACTATTGCCCAAATCGGGTGTAGGATATTTGAATTGGGATATACCTGATCATCGTTCACAAATTCTAAAAGGCGAGCTTCCTAACTCAGGTTTATGGATATTTGATGAATTACATAAATACCGACAATGGAGAAATTTGCTAAAAGGGCTTTATGATGGGCGTCCAACTGGGCAGCAAATTCTGGTAACCGGGAGCGCGAGGCTTGACTATTACCGCTACTCAGGTGACTCGTTGCAAGGCCGTTACCACTACCTACGGCTCCATCCTCTCTCTTTGTCGGAGCTTGCACCCACGCAAGAAACTCTCATGGATTTAATGGAGTTAGGCGGATTTCCTGAACCATTTTTTGGCGGGAGCCAGGTAGAAGCTCGGAGATGGTCGAGGGAATATCGCTCGCGCCTGATTCAGGAGGATTTGAGCCAGCTAGAACAAGTCAAAGACTTAGGGACTCTAGAACTATTGGCAATGCGTTTACCTGAACTGGTAGGAAGCCCGCTCTCTATTAACGGGCTGCGCGAGGATTTGAAGGTGGCTCACAAGACGGCGAGCAACTGGGTAACTATCCTGGAACGTTTGTATGCAATTTTTCGTCTAAGTCCCCTGGGCTCTCCCAAGATTCGGGCGGTTAAAAAAGAGCAGAAACATTATCAGTTTGATTGGACCTTGGTTACGGAAATAGGCCTTCGGTTCGAAAACTTGGTGGCCTGTCATTTGCTCAAATGGGTACACTATCGCCAAGACTGTTTCGGAGAAGACTACGACTTGCGCTATTTTAGAGACATAGATGGGCGTGAAGTTGATTTCGTCGTTCTAAAAAACCGCGTCCCAGTTTGGTTGGTGGAATGCAAATGGAACAATGCAGAAGTTTCTCCTGCGCTGCTCTATCTAAAAGCTAAATTCCCAATGGCTGAGGCCTATCAGATATCAGGAATTGGAACGAAAGATTACGTGACCCCGACCGGCGTTAGGGTCTGCCCCGCTCTCGCATTTCTTTCTCAGCTATCTCTTAT